A window of the Bacillus andreraoultii genome harbors these coding sequences:
- a CDS encoding formate/nitrite transporter family protein, translated as MANTPLNTAIQLSIKKASLLTNAPWKFWTKAMLAGVYISFAVIFSFKIGDAFLTSGSPATSLMAGLAFSLALILIVIGGGELFTGNTMYLTMGALDKRNSVKELLHVWFATYFGNLIGVFFFTFLFVQTGLFKDIPADHYLMTAVAGKINLTTGEMFFRGILCNWLVCLAIWLPLQTDNFAAKVMLIMMTVTSFFVSGYEHSIANMALFSISLSVPHPDTITLIGSLHNLLIVSLGNIVGGGLFVGAAYWYVNNEGNGKTVTIVDSKRKQNIGGK; from the coding sequence ATGGCAAATACTCCACTAAACACAGCTATACAGCTTTCTATTAAAAAAGCATCGTTATTAACGAACGCACCTTGGAAGTTTTGGACAAAAGCAATGCTTGCAGGCGTCTATATTTCTTTCGCTGTTATTTTTTCATTTAAAATTGGAGATGCCTTTCTCACTTCTGGTTCTCCTGCAACCTCCCTTATGGCAGGGCTAGCTTTTTCACTCGCTCTCATACTCATTGTCATTGGTGGTGGGGAGTTATTCACAGGGAACACGATGTATTTAACTATGGGTGCACTTGATAAACGAAATTCTGTAAAAGAACTACTTCATGTTTGGTTTGCCACGTATTTCGGCAATTTAATTGGCGTTTTCTTTTTCACGTTTTTATTCGTACAAACTGGATTATTTAAAGATATACCTGCAGACCATTATTTAATGACCGCAGTTGCAGGAAAAATCAACTTAACAACGGGTGAAATGTTCTTCCGAGGCATTCTTTGTAACTGGCTCGTTTGTCTTGCTATTTGGCTTCCACTGCAAACTGATAACTTCGCAGCAAAAGTAATGTTAATCATGATGACTGTCACATCATTCTTCGTATCCGGCTATGAACATAGTATCGCAAACATGGCCTTATTCTCGATTTCATTATCAGTACCACATCCGGATACAATCACACTCATCGGTTCACTGCATAACTTACTAATTGTCTCACTAGGAAATATCGTTGGTGGAGGACTCTTCGTCGGAGCAGCGTATTGGTATGTGAATAACGAAGGAAATGGTAAAACGGTCACAATTGTAGATAGCAAGAGGAAACAAAATATTGGAGGAAAATAG
- a CDS encoding MMPL family transporter, translating into MRGIIKAKWLIVVAWIAAVVILLLTAPNMANLVREKGQLDVPDGYSSKEAQQILDKINQQKGTKETTSVALVFHNKDGLSDADLDEAKNAVKELEEQKDKLGIKEILTHFDQKELKDQLFAKDGKTILVSLTVDWEGRSAHQLSADLYKAIDHVKLEHYYTGSSFIDEDVVLTSEAGLKKTESITVVFILIVLIAVFRSIVTPFIPLITVGISYLASQSIVAFLVDYVNFPLSNFTQIFLVAVLFGIGTDYSILLLSRFKEELSIQESLSDAIVETYKHAGKTVLFSGIAVLIGFAVIGFSQFKLYQSASAVAVGIVVLLIALFTIVPFFMAVLGKKIFWPVKGSLEHKPSRLWTFAGRISFARPIVSLLIVAAITVPFILTYDGGLSYNSMDEIGEGYNSVKGFDIIEKSFGPGQAMPTTVVLKNDEEMDKTDYMGIMENISAELEKVDGVDIVRSLTRPTGEKLEDLQIAKQAETLKDGINEGNDGIKQIRDGLDEANSELVASTPQITEATDGISSLISGTKELQTGITDLQTGLKQIEDGVRQGSMGAGEAKKGIAEIKKNAETMLDGYKQLVNSYKEIQTNLATIHSNYENIEKGLNGLHSQLGQLEQAFTYLEGYLNSQEVSEAQQGAVQSLAGIKLYYGALQENLPKLAGGLFELNKGLGQVTVGMKTANENFSKINDGQGQLIQGMEQLIAGLGELEKGLTTAANGQGTIVSKLPEVSSGLGQVNAGQQQLLNGFSGLGGQFGQLTDGLGQSVDGLTQIHDGFKDAEGFLGDLAESDESSGIFIPDEVLENEEFEQVLDTYLSPDKKVATLDVIFSKNPYSTEAIGEVGELKAAVERAVKGTKLENAQVAVGGVTSTYHDLGTMSDQDFSRTVVYMLIGIFIVLVILFRSLIMPIYIVASLLITYYTTMGITEAVFVNLLGYDGLTWAVPFFSFVILMALGVDYSIFLMGRFNEYRDEPVDKAMILAMGSMGSVIISAVIILGGTFAAMLPSGVLSLLQIATVVITGLVLYSVIMLPLFIPVVVKIFGKANWWPFVSVSKICDNHLDK; encoded by the coding sequence ATGAGAGGAATTATAAAGGCAAAATGGCTGATTGTTGTCGCATGGATTGCAGCTGTTGTTATTTTACTTTTGACCGCACCAAACATGGCCAATCTCGTTCGGGAAAAAGGTCAATTGGATGTACCAGACGGTTATTCTTCAAAAGAAGCCCAACAAATTTTAGATAAAATCAATCAACAAAAAGGAACAAAAGAAACAACATCCGTTGCCCTTGTTTTTCACAACAAAGATGGGCTATCAGATGCGGATCTCGATGAAGCGAAAAATGCCGTAAAAGAATTAGAAGAACAAAAAGACAAACTTGGAATTAAAGAAATTTTAACTCATTTTGATCAAAAAGAACTTAAAGATCAATTATTCGCAAAAGATGGTAAAACGATTCTCGTATCGTTAACCGTTGATTGGGAAGGCCGCTCTGCCCATCAACTAAGTGCTGATTTATATAAAGCGATTGATCATGTAAAACTTGAACACTATTATACGGGTTCTTCTTTTATCGATGAGGATGTGGTTTTAACATCGGAAGCTGGGTTGAAAAAAACTGAATCGATTACGGTCGTATTTATTCTTATCGTTCTCATCGCTGTATTCCGTTCAATTGTTACACCATTTATTCCGTTAATTACAGTAGGAATTAGTTATTTGGCATCACAATCGATTGTCGCGTTTCTAGTAGACTATGTTAATTTCCCGTTATCGAACTTTACACAGATTTTCTTAGTTGCCGTACTGTTCGGGATTGGTACAGACTATTCGATATTGTTATTGAGTCGGTTTAAGGAAGAACTTTCTATTCAGGAAAGTTTGTCTGACGCGATTGTAGAAACGTACAAACATGCAGGTAAAACTGTGTTATTTAGTGGAATCGCCGTTTTAATCGGATTTGCCGTCATTGGTTTTTCACAATTTAAATTGTATCAATCCGCTTCTGCCGTTGCCGTTGGGATAGTTGTTTTACTTATTGCGTTGTTTACGATTGTTCCATTTTTCATGGCTGTTCTTGGGAAAAAGATTTTTTGGCCAGTGAAAGGAAGTTTGGAACATAAACCGAGTCGTCTTTGGACATTTGCCGGACGAATCTCTTTTGCTAGACCGATTGTTTCATTGTTAATTGTTGCCGCAATTACTGTTCCATTTATTTTAACGTATGATGGTGGTTTATCCTACAATTCGATGGATGAAATTGGTGAAGGGTACAACTCAGTAAAAGGATTCGATATTATTGAAAAGAGCTTTGGACCAGGTCAAGCGATGCCAACAACGGTCGTTCTTAAAAATGATGAAGAAATGGATAAAACGGATTACATGGGCATTATGGAAAACATTAGTGCCGAATTAGAAAAAGTCGATGGAGTTGATATTGTTCGTTCCCTTACACGTCCGACTGGGGAAAAACTAGAAGACTTACAAATTGCGAAACAAGCAGAAACGTTAAAAGATGGAATTAATGAAGGAAATGATGGCATTAAACAAATTCGTGATGGTCTAGATGAAGCGAACTCAGAGCTTGTTGCCTCCACACCTCAAATTACAGAAGCAACAGACGGGATTAGCTCATTAATTTCCGGTACGAAAGAACTACAAACAGGAATCACCGATCTGCAAACAGGTTTGAAACAAATTGAAGATGGAGTTCGTCAAGGTTCCATGGGCGCTGGAGAAGCGAAAAAGGGAATAGCAGAAATTAAGAAAAATGCAGAAACAATGTTAGATGGTTATAAACAGCTTGTGAATAGTTATAAAGAAATACAAACAAACTTAGCAACCATCCATTCAAACTATGAAAATATTGAAAAAGGATTAAATGGCTTACATAGTCAATTAGGCCAATTAGAACAAGCCTTTACGTATTTAGAAGGTTATTTAAACAGTCAAGAAGTTAGTGAAGCGCAACAAGGTGCTGTACAAAGCTTGGCAGGAATTAAACTGTATTATGGAGCTTTGCAAGAAAACTTACCGAAACTTGCTGGTGGGTTGTTTGAATTAAATAAAGGCCTCGGTCAAGTTACAGTAGGAATGAAAACAGCAAATGAAAACTTCAGTAAAATCAATGACGGACAAGGTCAGTTAATTCAAGGAATGGAACAATTAATTGCAGGACTTGGTGAGTTAGAAAAAGGCCTGACAACTGCGGCAAATGGTCAAGGAACCATTGTGAGCAAATTACCAGAAGTAAGCTCAGGTCTTGGTCAAGTGAATGCTGGCCAACAACAATTACTTAACGGTTTCTCAGGGTTAGGGGGCCAATTTGGTCAATTAACAGACGGTCTTGGACAAAGTGTTGATGGGCTTACTCAAATTCACGATGGATTTAAAGATGCAGAAGGATTCCTCGGTGATCTTGCAGAAAGCGATGAGAGTTCCGGTATCTTTATACCAGATGAAGTATTAGAAAATGAAGAATTCGAGCAAGTGCTAGATACTTATTTATCACCAGACAAAAAGGTAGCAACACTCGATGTGATCTTTAGTAAAAACCCATATTCCACAGAAGCGATTGGTGAAGTCGGTGAATTGAAAGCAGCAGTGGAACGAGCAGTAAAAGGGACCAAATTAGAAAATGCACAAGTAGCAGTCGGCGGTGTAACAAGTACGTACCATGACTTAGGGACAATGAGTGATCAAGACTTCTCACGTACGGTTGTATACATGTTGATCGGAATTTTCATCGTATTAGTGATTTTATTCCGTTCACTAATTATGCCGATTTACATTGTCGCCTCTCTCCTCATCACGTATTACACAACAATGGGAATTACGGAAGCCGTGTTCGTTAACTTGCTCGGTTATGACGGTTTAACATGGGCCGTACCATTCTTCTCGTTCGTTATTTTAATGGCCCTTGGTGTCGATTATAGTATTTTCTTAATGGGTCGTTTCAACGAATATCGAGATGAACCAGTTGATAAAGCAATGATTCTCGCTATGGGCTCTATGGGATCAGTCATCATCTCGGCTGTGATTATTCTTGGTGGTACATTTGCAGCAATGCTTCCAAGTGGTGTTCTATCACTATTACAAATCGCCACCGTCGTCATCACCGGACTCGTCTTATACTCGGTCATCATGCTACCACTATTCATACCAGTCGTTGTCAAAATCTTCGGCAAAGCCAACTGGTGGCCATTCGTTAGCGTGAGTAAAATATGCGATAACCATCTAGATAAATAA
- the uvrB gene encoding excinuclease ABC subunit UvrB, with product MELFDTKFELVSKYKPDGDQPEAIKQLVQGIKEGKKHQTLLGATGTGKTFTISNVIKEVNKPTLVIAHNKTLAGQLYSEFKEFFPNNAVEYFVSYYDYYQPEAYVPQTDTYIEKDASINDEIDKLRHSATSALFERRDVIIIASVSCIYGLGSPEEYKELVLSLRVGTEIERNALLRKLVDIQYTRNDIDFHRGTFRVRGDVVEIFPSSRDEHCIRVEFFGDEIDRIREVDALTGEIIGDREHVAIYPASHYVTREEKMRVAIKNIEQELQERLKELREQNKLLEAQRLEQRTNYDLEMMREMGFCSGIENYSRHLTLREAGATPYTLIDYFPDDFLIVVDESHVTIPQIRGMYNGDQARKNVLVEHGFRLPSALDNRPLRFDEFEKHINQIVYVSATPGPYEIEHCPTVVEQIIRPTGLLDPIIEVRPIKGQIDDLFGEIQERIKKNERVLVTTLTKKMSEDLTDYLKELGIKVQYLHSEIKTLERIEIIRDLRLGKYDVLVGINLLREGLDIPEVSLVAILDADKEGFLRSERSLIQTIGRAARNANGMVIMYADRITGSMEIAIKETKRRRKIQEDYNKKHGITPKTIQKEIHDVIRATQVADDQEENKGTVKYEKLSKKEREKLIQKLEVEMKEAAKALDFERAAELRDLVLELKAER from the coding sequence ATGGAGCTATTCGATACGAAATTTGAGCTAGTCTCGAAGTATAAACCTGACGGAGACCAGCCAGAAGCAATTAAACAATTGGTTCAAGGGATTAAAGAAGGAAAGAAACATCAAACATTACTTGGTGCAACAGGAACAGGTAAAACGTTTACAATATCGAATGTAATTAAAGAAGTGAATAAACCAACATTAGTTATTGCACATAATAAAACATTAGCTGGACAGTTGTATAGTGAGTTTAAAGAGTTTTTTCCAAATAATGCCGTTGAATACTTTGTCAGTTATTATGATTATTATCAACCAGAAGCGTATGTCCCTCAGACAGATACGTATATTGAGAAGGATGCAAGTATTAATGATGAGATTGATAAATTACGTCACTCAGCAACATCCGCTTTATTTGAGCGTCGTGATGTTATTATTATTGCGAGTGTTTCTTGTATATACGGTTTAGGTTCGCCTGAAGAATATAAAGAGCTTGTTTTATCGTTACGAGTTGGTACAGAGATTGAAAGGAATGCATTACTGCGAAAACTCGTGGACATTCAATATACACGTAATGATATTGATTTTCATCGTGGGACATTCCGAGTTCGTGGGGATGTTGTTGAGATTTTTCCATCTTCCCGAGATGAGCATTGTATACGGGTAGAATTTTTCGGGGATGAAATTGATCGCATTCGTGAAGTTGATGCGTTGACCGGTGAAATTATAGGAGATCGCGAACATGTGGCCATTTATCCTGCATCTCACTATGTTACGAGAGAAGAGAAAATGCGAGTTGCGATAAAAAATATTGAACAAGAACTACAAGAACGTTTGAAAGAACTCCGTGAGCAAAATAAGTTACTAGAAGCACAACGTTTGGAACAGCGTACAAATTATGATTTAGAAATGATGCGGGAGATGGGTTTTTGTTCTGGTATTGAAAATTACTCGCGCCACTTAACTTTACGTGAGGCAGGGGCAACACCCTATACATTGATTGACTATTTTCCTGATGATTTCTTAATCGTAGTCGATGAGTCACATGTTACGATACCGCAAATTCGAGGGATGTATAACGGTGACCAAGCACGTAAAAACGTATTAGTTGAGCATGGTTTTCGGTTACCATCCGCGCTCGATAACCGTCCATTACGCTTTGACGAATTTGAAAAGCATATAAACCAAATTGTTTATGTTTCAGCAACACCCGGGCCATATGAAATAGAGCATTGTCCGACCGTTGTAGAACAAATTATTCGGCCAACGGGATTGCTTGACCCGATTATCGAAGTGCGACCAATTAAAGGACAAATAGATGATTTATTTGGTGAGATTCAAGAGCGAATTAAGAAAAATGAACGTGTGTTAGTGACGACATTAACGAAAAAGATGTCTGAGGATTTAACCGATTATTTGAAGGAATTAGGAATAAAAGTTCAATATTTACATTCGGAAATAAAAACGTTAGAACGAATTGAGATTATTCGGGATTTACGGTTAGGAAAATATGATGTTCTTGTTGGTATTAACCTGTTACGGGAAGGGTTAGATATTCCGGAAGTGTCCCTCGTAGCAATATTAGATGCAGATAAAGAAGGTTTCTTACGTTCGGAACGTTCGCTCATTCAAACGATTGGGCGTGCGGCGCGAAATGCGAACGGAATGGTAATTATGTATGCAGATCGAATTACGGGATCGATGGAAATTGCGATTAAGGAAACAAAGCGGCGCCGGAAAATTCAAGAAGACTACAATAAAAAACATGGGATTACACCGAAAACGATTCAAAAAGAAATTCATGATGTGATTCGCGCAACACAAGTAGCTGACGATCAAGAAGAAAATAAAGGTACAGTGAAATATGAAAAATTGTCTAAGAAAGAACGAGAGAAATTAATCCAAAAATTAGAAGTAGAAATGAAGGAAGCGGCCAAAGCACTTGATTTTGAACGCGCAGCAGAATTAAGGGATTTAGTTTTAGAGTTGAAAGCAGAAAGGTGA
- a CDS encoding CsbA family protein produces MVGKLIAGLIFPCLLVILFTRVTYNHIVGTLLALALISVSAYKGYTHSWPLIIIDGISLTVGFWYSRRMVKKFKKQQ; encoded by the coding sequence ATGGTTGGGAAATTAATTGCTGGACTTATTTTTCCTTGTTTATTAGTGATTTTATTTACACGTGTGACGTATAACCATATTGTCGGTACGTTGCTCGCTTTAGCACTTATCTCGGTTTCCGCATATAAAGGATACACACATTCGTGGCCATTAATTATTATTGATGGAATCTCCTTGACGGTTGGATTTTGGTATTCCCGACGTATGGTGAAAAAGTTTAAAAAACAGCAATAA